The genomic window AGCATCTGATAAGTCATAGCTCCATGGTGGAAGTGCCACTTGCCAAGATACTCCAAGTTTCACATTCTGCTCATCAAATTGAACAGCACTCATAACGCCATAATATTTTTCGCTGTACTCATCTAATGATGCATACTCACTGCCTAATGGCACTGAGAAACGAGTTGGCAAGAACATGTATTCTGTATTTTCGGTAACGAACGCAGCACAGTGCGGTCCACTCGTATTTGGTACATTAATAATATCTTTTACTGTAAATGTTTTTAAATCCATGACAGCTGCACGACTATTTGCTACGTCTGTTGCAAACATCCATTTGCCGTCGTATATACCTTTTGTTTCAGAAAATGCTGGGTGATGAAGGTCACCCCATGTATATTCACCCATCAGTTTTTTTGATTCTTCAGACCAGCCGTAACCTGTTGCTGAGTCTTGCGAGAACACTGGTACTGTACGAATATGTCTCATCGATGGAACGCCGTAAATGAACATTTGACCTGAGTGTCCACCAGATGCAAATAAATAGTACTCATCATGTTCCCCAAACGGTACATAAACCTTTTCAGCGTTAGATTTTGTTGTTGAAGATGTATTCGCAACTGACCTTGGTCCAACATCAGTCTGTGCGAAGAAAACAGTTGATGCTAATACACCTGCAACTAACCCTGTTATCGCGGGAATAATGCCTTTCTTCATAAAACGCACCTCCTATTATTTTTCATTAGCTATTTTTAATGCTTCGACAATCTTATTTATTTCATCATCAGACAATGGGTTGCCGCCAATAACAGATGCCATAACCGCAGAAGTCGGCTCTTTTAAGAACTCAGCAATTGGCTTACCGTGCTTACCTTCAACATTTTCATATGCATGTGATAAGTCTGGACCTGTTGCACCTCCAGTGACACCTAGCTTTTCTATTGAATGGCAGGCAATACAACCTTTTTGATTAAATATTTCACCCTCTGGAGATGCTGTTGCTTCTGGTGTAGGTGCTGGCTCTGTCTGATCTGCGCCTTGAGTTCCTTGTGACTGTTCAGTAACCCCAGGTGATGCACTATCCTTAGGAGCCTTTGATTGACTAAATAAATAACCACCGCCGAAGCCTACTAATGCGAAAACTAAAAATATGATAATTGCATTTTTCATACCGTCCCCCCCCTTCAAGTTTTTTCTTGATTACGACTCTATCTTAATTGTACTTACACTAAAAAAACGTGATTAATATCACATATTCACCAAAATTTCACAATCCTCCTTTATTTTTTCACAATTTCTTCACATTTTTGATAAAAACTTCATAGTTTTTACACAAAAAAACTAGTCCCCATTTGGAAACTAGTAAGCAATTTATCCATTATTTTGTCAGAGCTTTTAAATCAGCAATAATTTCATCGTACTGAACTTGTAATCCGTTGTAACCTTTGACAATGATGCCATCTTCGTTTATTAAAAATATTTTTGTATCATGAGTAAATTGATCTGTGCCTGGTTCTGCTTCCGCTAATGTTTTAAAGGATTTAGCAATTCTTTTTATATCTTCTCCCGTATATCCCGTGAGAAATTGCCAGTTCGAAAGATCAGCCTCAAATTTACTTGCAAATTCTTTTAACGCTTCTGGTGTATCTCTTTCAGGGTCAACGCTGAATGAGACAATGTCAACATCTTTAATCTTTGCCTCAGCCATTTGTCGCTGCAATCTCGCCATATTAGCTGTCATTGGTGGGCAAACGCTATTACAGTTTGTAAAGACAAAATTCGCAAGCCAGATTTTGCCTTTCATATCCGAGGGGCCAAATTTTTCATTATCTTGATTTATCGCAGAGAAGTCAGCCATCGGCCAATCATATTTCGCTTGAAATTTAGGCTGGTTACATGCCGTTACTACTAGTAAAGAAAATACTAATAACAAAATTCCAATCTGAGTGCGCCGCTTATTCAAATTCATCGTATTCCCCCAACTTTTATTTTATTTTACTTACGCAATAATACTATCAAAATTTCGGAAAATTTAATAGTCACTCGGACATGTTGGCCTAAAGTTCATTCTACCCCGTTACTAAAATACTAATTTTAATTAGAAGCATAGAAAGACTTGCCAGTATATAGTAGAATAACCATATAATCATTTAAAGGGGGGAGATGTCGCAAGCTATGACAAAAAAAATTATACTATTATTTATCTTAACTCTATTTCTAGTTCCATTACCTACGAATGCTGAGCATGTTTATAACGACGAAGATGGTTATCATTATTTCTTTGACAAGTCAAGCGGCTTTTATATCCGCTTGGAAAATCCAAGAGAGAATAACATTAGTACAAATGTCATCGACGAATTAACTTTTACCGTTCTATGGTATGACAAAAAAAACAGCCAGCCAAACTTTAGAAATAGACGAGTTGCATTTGATTATTTCACACTAAATACAAAAGCAAAGCATTTAAAAATTACGAAAGACCGATACGACCATGTTTACACTATTCATTCCTTGGACCTAAATCTTAAAGATACAAAAACAGGCGTCAAAATTCCAATCGAAATTAAAAATGATGACCCAAAGGACACTTCCTACAGTAATTATCGAGGGGAAAACGGTAAAATTGATATTGAGTTAAACTATTATAATGTCGACCATTCCCAAGCAAAATATTACACTGATTTTAAAGCTGGCACAGACATGAAAATGTTCGAAAATAAATTAATGCTGCGCTTCCCTAAAGGGGCCTATATTTCCGATAGTGTTACAGCTGCTAGAAGTTCATTTAAATCGGTTTTGCTTGACCAAAGAATTGTCGTCGATGTCAAAGAAAAGCCATATCCCTCAGATGACTATGTATTTTTAAGCCAACAATTTATTATTGATGATGCTTCTAGAAGCGCCAATGCTAAGCCTAGTACATGGGGTGATATTACGCTTTCCTATGAGGGGTCCGTACCAAAAGCTATGGAGGGCTATAACCTTGCAGTGCTAAAAAATTATTACGGCAAGTGGGTTCCAATTGGCGGAGTCGTAAACAGTGCAAATAAAACCGTGACCGCTGTTTTCGATGATTTTGGTACATATGCAATCGGCTTAGTCTATAAAGATTATGGAGTTAAGCAGAATTGGGCAAAAAAGGAGATTTTAGGTCTAGCATATAAAGGTGTTATTCAACCTGAAATTAACTTCAGGGATTCCATCTTATTATCTAATCTAAATAATCCTATTGATAGATTTACTTATACTGTTATTTTGTCTAAAGCTCTTGGATTTCAGCCAATGGACTATACCGGTGTCTTTTCAGATGTAAGTGAACTAGATTACGGGCAAAATGAGTTAGGTTATTTAATGGCAGGTGTCATGAATGGGCTTGTATTTGGAAAGGAAGCAAACGTTCCTGGGTATACAGTTATGGAGCCTACGAAAACACTAACGCGTGAAGAGGCAGTGACATTTCTTGCAAGGGCGATAAACCTAAGTTCAAATCAAGGAAAGGGAAAGACTAAAACAAAAACTACGAAAAATAAAAAAGGTGCTGCCGATTCTAATACTCCTAAAGCTCAGCTCAAAGGCGTATATAAAGATGCCAACAAAATATCTGATTGGGCCGCAGATGCTGTATTGCAAGCAACTAATGAAAAGTTAGTGGATGTACAAGGAGGATATTTCAATCCACAAGCGAAACTAACGAATGCGGAAGCAATGTCGATGGTTTACAAATTAATGGAGGCAAAAAGACTAAAATAGTAGCTGGAAGGTGAAACTATTTTATGTTGTAAATCGTCTATTTAAAAGAAAACTAATCATAACAATAAAGGAGATTGTATTATAATGAAAAACTGGAAAAAACCACTTAGCATTTTATCAACAACCGCCCTTTTATCTGGAGTACTATTCACTGCAAGTACTGATGCAGCATCAACTATTAAAAAAGTTGATGCACACTATAAAAATATTAAAATCGTTAATAACAGCGAAGAGATTAAAGTTGATCCGCTGACAGAACCGTTTATTTTAAATGGTGTAACGTACATTCCACTTAGAATGATGGGAGAATTGTATAACAAAAATGTTCAATGGAATGGCACTACAAATACGGTTACGGTTACAGATAAAGCACCGGCTGTTAACCAAAACCAAGCAACAATCGATGTTCTCAATGCCCAAATTAGTGTTAAAGATGCACAAATTAAATCTAAAGATACACAAATCGCCCAGCTCCAAGCAGAAATAAATAAATTAAAAGAGGAGCAAAAAAATCAAAAAGATGAAAAGAATCAGAAAGATAGAAGCTTTAGTGATTTAGAAAGGCAGCTAAACAAAGACTATGATGATTATTATCGTGACCTCAGGAATGTTGACATTACATTAAGCGGCGATTCGAAAAAAACAACCGTCCGGATTGATGTAAACTCAAGCGACTGGAACAATCTCACTAGCACTAAGAAAAAGGACTTCCTTCAAGACATCA from Bacillus sp. (in: firmicutes) includes these protein-coding regions:
- a CDS encoding copper amine oxidase N-terminal domain-containing protein, which translates into the protein MKNWKKPLSILSTTALLSGVLFTASTDAASTIKKVDAHYKNIKIVNNSEEIKVDPLTEPFILNGVTYIPLRMMGELYNKNVQWNGTTNTVTVTDKAPAVNQNQATIDVLNAQISVKDAQIKSKDTQIAQLQAEINKLKEEQKNQKDEKNQKDRSFSDLERQLNKDYDDYYRDLRNVDITLSGDSKKTTVRIDVNSSDWNNLTSTKKKDFLQDIIDDIVAEYKNTTITGTIRDTRNGNQLSTFDTDSRNNLRLTEGKSLYDLENQLNREYRNNRDVSNIDIILDGNKDRVKLTIEVNATDWSKLSSRDKSKFLQDIADDIFYEYRNALIDGVIEDYSNGKRLNTFYADGDGSGKAVIN
- a CDS encoding SCO family protein, whose product is MNLNKRRTQIGILLLVFSLLVVTACNQPKFQAKYDWPMADFSAINQDNEKFGPSDMKGKIWLANFVFTNCNSVCPPMTANMARLQRQMAEAKIKDVDIVSFSVDPERDTPEALKEFASKFEADLSNWQFLTGYTGEDIKRIAKSFKTLAEAEPGTDQFTHDTKIFLINEDGIIVKGYNGLQVQYDEIIADLKALTK
- a CDS encoding S-layer homology domain-containing protein: MTKKIILLFILTLFLVPLPTNAEHVYNDEDGYHYFFDKSSGFYIRLENPRENNISTNVIDELTFTVLWYDKKNSQPNFRNRRVAFDYFTLNTKAKHLKITKDRYDHVYTIHSLDLNLKDTKTGVKIPIEIKNDDPKDTSYSNYRGENGKIDIELNYYNVDHSQAKYYTDFKAGTDMKMFENKLMLRFPKGAYISDSVTAARSSFKSVLLDQRIVVDVKEKPYPSDDYVFLSQQFIIDDASRSANAKPSTWGDITLSYEGSVPKAMEGYNLAVLKNYYGKWVPIGGVVNSANKTVTAVFDDFGTYAIGLVYKDYGVKQNWAKKEILGLAYKGVIQPEINFRDSILLSNLNNPIDRFTYTVILSKALGFQPMDYTGVFSDVSELDYGQNELGYLMAGVMNGLVFGKEANVPGYTVMEPTKTLTREEAVTFLARAINLSSNQGKGKTKTKTTKNKKGAADSNTPKAQLKGVYKDANKISDWAADAVLQATNEKLVDVQGGYFNPQAKLTNAEAMSMVYKLMEAKRLK
- a CDS encoding c-type cytochrome — protein: MKNAIIIFLVFALVGFGGGYLFSQSKAPKDSASPGVTEQSQGTQGADQTEPAPTPEATASPEGEIFNQKGCIACHSIEKLGVTGGATGPDLSHAYENVEGKHGKPIAEFLKEPTSAVMASVIGGNPLSDDEINKIVEALKIANEK